From Roseisolibacter agri, a single genomic window includes:
- the recN gene encoding DNA repair protein RecN, with protein MLTELRIKNFAIIESLSVPFARGFNVLSGETGAGKSIIVGALGLLLGERASTDLIRTGSDRASVEGVFDVVGREDVARALDERGIEVEEQTVVLKREVAAGGRARAWVNGSPVTAGVLAEIGRLLVNLHGQHEAQTLLDADSQRRILDAFGGATAEAERVREAAGELARVREEMRALAARRAEAERRADYLRHVVKEIEDAKLQAGEDERLEEEARRLEHADELRTLSGGAAGLLESGEDGVLHQLAQLHRTLANLERIDPGLARLNELYDNAFYALEELSRELVEYERAVELDPERLADVQRRRDLIFRLCKKYGPGLAEVIETGRQAREELDLVDSAGIDLKSLEAREAQARERLHESAAALSALRHAASERLSAAVEAVFPDLGMADGRFRAALTPREEPGPTGAEDVEFRVALNVGHDARPLARVASGGELSRVMLALKTILARLDRVPTLVFDEVDAGIGGRVGLMVGETMRRVAEHHQVFAISHLPQLAARAHHHIQVAKGARAGVTTADVRVLAGDDRVREVARLLGGDPESEVSRAHARELLDAAAGAALRTAPSASEPASNGAAPRPAREKRVSGRR; from the coding sequence ATGCTCACCGAGCTCCGGATCAAGAACTTCGCGATCATCGAGTCGCTGTCCGTCCCCTTCGCCCGCGGCTTCAACGTGCTGTCGGGCGAGACGGGTGCGGGCAAGTCGATCATCGTCGGCGCCCTCGGGCTCCTGCTGGGGGAGCGCGCGAGCACGGACCTGATCCGCACCGGGAGCGACCGCGCGTCGGTGGAGGGCGTGTTCGACGTCGTGGGACGCGAGGACGTCGCGCGCGCGCTCGACGAGCGCGGCATCGAGGTCGAGGAGCAGACGGTCGTCCTCAAGCGCGAGGTGGCGGCCGGCGGGCGCGCGCGCGCGTGGGTGAACGGCTCGCCGGTGACGGCGGGTGTGCTCGCGGAGATCGGCCGGCTGCTGGTGAACCTGCACGGGCAGCACGAGGCGCAGACGCTGCTCGACGCGGACTCGCAGCGCCGCATCCTCGACGCGTTCGGCGGCGCGACGGCCGAGGCGGAGCGCGTGCGCGAGGCTGCCGGCGAGCTGGCGCGCGTGCGCGAGGAGATGCGCGCGCTCGCCGCGCGCCGCGCGGAGGCGGAGCGTCGCGCCGACTACCTGCGGCACGTCGTGAAGGAGATCGAGGACGCGAAGCTGCAGGCCGGCGAGGACGAGCGGCTGGAGGAGGAGGCGCGCCGCCTCGAGCACGCCGACGAGCTGCGCACGCTGTCGGGCGGCGCGGCCGGGCTGCTGGAGAGCGGCGAGGACGGGGTGCTGCACCAGCTCGCGCAGCTGCACCGCACGCTCGCGAACCTCGAGCGCATCGACCCGGGGCTCGCGCGGCTCAACGAGCTGTACGACAACGCCTTCTACGCGCTCGAGGAGCTGTCGCGCGAGCTGGTGGAGTACGAGCGCGCCGTCGAGCTGGATCCCGAGCGGCTGGCCGACGTGCAGCGCCGCCGCGACCTGATCTTCCGCCTGTGCAAGAAGTACGGGCCGGGGCTGGCTGAAGTCATCGAGACCGGGCGTCAGGCGCGCGAGGAGCTCGACCTGGTGGATTCGGCCGGGATCGACCTCAAGTCGCTGGAGGCGCGCGAGGCGCAGGCGCGCGAGCGGCTGCACGAGTCGGCGGCCGCGCTGTCGGCGCTACGCCACGCCGCGTCCGAGCGGCTGTCGGCCGCGGTCGAGGCGGTGTTCCCGGACCTCGGCATGGCGGACGGCCGCTTCCGCGCCGCGCTGACGCCGCGCGAGGAGCCCGGGCCGACCGGCGCCGAGGACGTCGAGTTCCGCGTCGCGCTCAACGTCGGCCACGACGCGCGGCCGCTCGCGCGCGTGGCGTCCGGCGGCGAGCTCTCGCGCGTGATGCTCGCGCTCAAGACGATCCTCGCGCGCCTCGACCGCGTGCCGACGCTCGTGTTCGACGAGGTGGACGCGGGCATCGGCGGGCGCGTGGGGCTGATGGTCGGCGAGACGATGCGGCGCGTCGCCGAGCACCATCAGGTGTTCGCGATCTCGCACCTGCCGCAGCTCGCGGCGCGCGCGCACCACCACATCCAGGTCGCGAAGGGCGCGCGCGCGGGCGTGACGACGGCGGACGTCCGCGTCCTCGCCGGCGACGACAGGGTGCGCGAGGTCGCGCGCCTGCTCGGCGGCGATCCGGAGAGCGAGGTCAGTCGCGCCCACGCGCGCGAGCTGCTCGATGCCGCCGCGGGCGCGGCGCTGCGCACCGCGCCGTCGGCGAGCGAGCCGGCGTCGAACGGCGCCGCGCCGCGCCCGGCGCGCGAGAAGCGCGTCAGCGGACGCCGGTGA
- the dxs gene encoding 1-deoxy-D-xylulose-5-phosphate synthase encodes MSLLARLKSTSDLKAFSRDELRALADEMRARLIDVCSRTGGHIGAGLGVVELTIALHAVLDTPRDQLVWDVGHQGYPHKLLTGRDEGMETLRQEEGISGFLKRTESPYDAFGAGHAATSISAALGMAVGRDLRGEDFKVAAVIGDGALSCGLAYEGLNNAGHSERDIIVVLNDNEMSIAPNVGAMHKYLTSVQRNSLYNRLRSKIGEIADGMGGKTGVPGTLLRKWEESVKAFLTPGVLFEELGFRYFGPIDGHDIDQLVDTFAAVRELKGPRLVHVITQKGKGFPAGESVEKWHALPPGHDPSTGKQLKASTANPAYTAVFGKGLAELGTLDPDVAVITAAMPSGTGTGAFAKAHPKRFFDVGIAEGHAVTFAAGLATRGVKPIVAIYSTFLQRGYDNVVHDVALQHLPVVFAMDRAGLVGEDGETHMGLYDIAYMLAVPGMTVTAPKDGTELLALLRAGVEQDAGPFCVRYPRDVVPDAVPDLAKIEATPHATWEVLRRGREVAILAVGTMVGPSLEAAETLAAEGLDVTVVNCRYLKPYDELTLTALLADHRSLLVVEEGTVVNGFGAYMASVVERREPSVRVVAHGVPDRIIYAAPRKRQLANCGLDATGIAERVRALHESEAVAG; translated from the coding sequence ATGAGCCTGCTCGCCCGCCTGAAGTCGACGTCCGACCTCAAGGCATTCTCCCGCGACGAGCTCCGCGCGCTCGCCGACGAGATGCGCGCGCGCCTGATCGACGTCTGCTCGCGCACGGGCGGCCACATCGGCGCGGGCCTGGGCGTCGTCGAGCTGACGATCGCGCTGCATGCCGTCCTCGACACGCCGCGCGATCAGCTCGTGTGGGACGTCGGGCACCAGGGCTACCCGCACAAGCTGCTCACGGGCCGCGACGAGGGGATGGAGACGCTGCGCCAGGAGGAGGGCATCTCCGGCTTCCTCAAGCGCACGGAGAGCCCGTACGACGCCTTCGGCGCCGGCCATGCCGCGACCTCCATCTCGGCCGCCCTTGGCATGGCGGTGGGGCGCGACCTGCGCGGCGAGGACTTCAAGGTCGCCGCGGTCATCGGCGACGGCGCACTGTCGTGCGGCCTGGCGTACGAGGGGCTGAACAACGCGGGCCACTCGGAGCGCGACATCATCGTCGTGCTGAACGACAACGAGATGTCGATCGCGCCCAACGTCGGCGCGATGCACAAGTACCTCACCTCCGTCCAGCGGAACTCGCTGTACAATCGCCTGCGCTCGAAGATCGGCGAGATCGCCGACGGCATGGGCGGGAAGACCGGCGTCCCCGGCACGCTGCTGCGGAAGTGGGAGGAGAGCGTCAAGGCGTTCCTGACGCCGGGCGTGCTGTTCGAGGAGCTGGGCTTCCGCTACTTCGGCCCGATCGACGGCCACGACATCGACCAGCTGGTCGACACGTTCGCGGCGGTGCGCGAGCTGAAGGGCCCGCGCCTCGTGCACGTCATCACGCAGAAGGGCAAGGGCTTCCCAGCCGGCGAGAGCGTCGAGAAGTGGCACGCGCTGCCGCCGGGCCACGATCCGTCCACCGGCAAGCAGCTCAAGGCGTCGACCGCGAACCCGGCCTACACGGCGGTGTTCGGGAAGGGGCTCGCGGAGCTGGGCACGCTCGATCCCGACGTCGCGGTCATCACCGCGGCGATGCCGAGCGGCACGGGCACGGGCGCGTTCGCGAAGGCGCACCCGAAGCGCTTCTTCGACGTCGGCATCGCGGAGGGTCACGCGGTGACGTTCGCGGCCGGCCTCGCGACGCGCGGCGTGAAGCCCATCGTCGCGATCTACTCGACGTTCCTGCAGCGCGGCTACGACAACGTCGTGCACGACGTCGCGCTGCAGCACCTGCCGGTGGTGTTCGCGATGGACCGCGCGGGCCTCGTCGGCGAGGATGGCGAGACGCACATGGGCCTGTACGACATCGCGTACATGCTCGCTGTGCCCGGCATGACGGTCACCGCGCCCAAGGACGGCACCGAGCTGCTGGCGCTCCTGCGCGCGGGGGTCGAGCAGGACGCGGGCCCGTTCTGCGTGCGCTATCCGCGCGACGTGGTGCCCGACGCGGTGCCGGACCTCGCGAAGATCGAGGCGACGCCGCACGCGACGTGGGAGGTGCTGCGCCGCGGACGCGAGGTCGCGATCCTCGCCGTCGGCACGATGGTCGGCCCGTCGCTGGAGGCGGCCGAGACGCTCGCGGCCGAGGGGCTCGACGTGACCGTCGTGAACTGCCGCTACCTCAAGCCGTACGACGAGCTCACGCTGACCGCGCTCCTGGCGGACCACCGGTCGCTGCTGGTGGTCGAGGAGGGCACCGTGGTGAACGGCTTCGGCGCGTACATGGCGTCGGTGGTCGAGCGCCGCGAGCCGTCGGTACGCGTGGTGGCGCACGGCGTCCCCGATCGCATCATCTACGCGGCGCCGCGGAAGCGCCAGCTGGCGAACTGCGGTCTGGACGCGACGGGCATCGCCGAGCGGGTGCGCGCGCTGCACGAGAGCGAGGCGGTCGCGGGCTGA
- a CDS encoding NAD(+)/NADH kinase produces MRLGIVGNSDYGGLPDVMQRLRALVPQLGMSLALEPPLLPFLSDADVFDEHTEVDAVLSLGGDGTLLRAARLLDDRAAPILGVNLGRLGFLTSCDADGLEEGVRRLVERDYHAEPRMALRAAAVDASGRVHARWRSLNDVVLHKGGFARVVRFAVWVDGEPIGAFAADGVVVATPTGSTAYSLSAGGPIVVPTVESIVLTAVSPHTLAIRPLVLPPTAELRLMADDGPEELLVTLDGQPGTTLGESETLVIHRAATPVLIVRFADSSFFARLRTKMGWGGLSERDERSREDAAAALLRQTPASVRAVTGTGGASPTDGLSSGRP; encoded by the coding sequence ATGCGCCTCGGCATCGTCGGCAACTCCGACTATGGCGGGCTGCCGGACGTCATGCAGCGGCTGCGCGCGCTCGTGCCGCAGCTCGGCATGTCGCTGGCCCTCGAGCCGCCGCTGCTGCCGTTCCTGTCCGACGCCGACGTCTTCGACGAGCATACCGAAGTCGACGCGGTGCTCAGCCTCGGCGGCGACGGGACGCTGCTGCGCGCCGCGCGGCTGCTCGACGACCGCGCCGCGCCGATCCTGGGCGTGAACCTGGGACGGCTCGGCTTCCTGACCAGCTGCGACGCCGACGGGCTGGAGGAGGGCGTGCGCCGGCTGGTCGAGCGCGACTACCACGCCGAGCCGCGCATGGCGCTGCGCGCCGCCGCGGTGGACGCCTCCGGACGGGTGCACGCGCGCTGGCGGTCGCTCAACGACGTCGTCCTGCACAAGGGCGGCTTCGCGCGCGTCGTGCGCTTCGCGGTGTGGGTCGACGGGGAGCCGATCGGCGCGTTCGCGGCCGACGGCGTCGTCGTCGCCACGCCCACCGGATCGACGGCGTACTCGCTGTCCGCGGGCGGACCGATCGTGGTGCCGACCGTCGAGTCGATCGTGCTGACGGCCGTCTCGCCGCACACGCTCGCGATCCGGCCGCTCGTGCTGCCTCCGACGGCCGAGCTGCGCCTGATGGCCGACGACGGCCCCGAGGAGCTCCTCGTGACCCTCGACGGGCAGCCGGGTACCACGCTCGGCGAGTCGGAGACGCTGGTGATCCACCGGGCGGCGACGCCGGTCCTCATCGTGCGGTTCGCCGACAGCAGCTTCTTCGCGCGCCTGCGCACGAAGATGGGGTGGGGCGGGCTGTCGGAGCGCGACGAGCGCTCGCGCGAGGACGCCGCCGCGGCGCTGCTGCGCCAGACGCCAGCGAGCGTACGCGCCGTCACCGGGACGGGCGGCGCGAGCCCGACTGACGGGCTATCTTCGGGTAGGCCCTGA
- the xseB gene encoding exodeoxyribonuclease VII small subunit: MTFETTLARLQEIVDELEHDELELDRALRLFEEGVAKLRDASSELARAEAQVKLLVEKTDGTFELPALDG, translated from the coding sequence ATGACCTTCGAGACGACGCTCGCCCGCCTGCAGGAGATCGTGGACGAGCTGGAGCACGACGAGCTGGAGCTCGACCGTGCGCTGCGGCTGTTCGAGGAAGGCGTCGCGAAGCTCCGCGACGCGTCGTCCGAGCTCGCGCGCGCCGAGGCACAGGTGAAGCTGCTGGTCGAGAAGACCGACGGCACCTTCGAGCTGCCCGCGCTGGACGGCTGA
- a CDS encoding polyprenyl synthetase family protein: MTTGVDAVQDAALEEAARGFAAQRRRVDEALRAFCDRHLGPLEPVVADAIRYSLLGEGKRLRPILVLAAYEAAGGAGDGAELAAAVEVVHAYSLVHDDLPCMDDDDMRRGRPTVHRVYGVAAATAAGLAMVPLAARCALDASVALGLPDDACGAIVRELMQASGAGGMIGGQQLDLEGEGEALSLERLERIHRAKTGALILAAAVLGGIAAGAGEDRLEALRRYGSSVGLAFQIADDVLDVTATTDQLGKTAGRDLALQKSTYPALLGVDGAMRRAEALIDDACGALAAVGLLTPALEYLARFTVARRS, encoded by the coding sequence ATGACGACCGGGGTGGACGCGGTGCAGGACGCGGCGCTGGAGGAGGCCGCGCGCGGCTTCGCGGCGCAGCGGCGTCGCGTCGACGAGGCGCTGCGCGCGTTCTGCGACCGCCACCTCGGCCCGCTGGAGCCGGTGGTCGCCGACGCGATCCGCTACTCGCTGCTGGGCGAGGGGAAGCGGCTGCGCCCGATCCTCGTGCTGGCGGCGTACGAGGCCGCGGGCGGCGCGGGCGACGGCGCGGAGCTCGCTGCGGCCGTCGAGGTCGTGCACGCCTACTCGCTGGTGCACGACGACCTGCCGTGCATGGACGACGACGACATGCGGCGCGGCCGGCCGACCGTGCACCGCGTCTACGGCGTCGCCGCGGCCACCGCCGCCGGGCTGGCCATGGTGCCGCTGGCGGCGCGGTGCGCGCTCGACGCGTCGGTCGCGCTGGGGCTCCCCGACGACGCATGCGGCGCGATCGTGCGCGAGCTCATGCAGGCCTCCGGCGCCGGCGGGATGATCGGCGGCCAGCAGCTCGACCTGGAAGGGGAGGGGGAGGCGCTGTCGCTGGAGCGGCTGGAGCGGATCCACCGCGCCAAGACGGGCGCGCTGATCCTCGCGGCGGCGGTCCTTGGCGGGATCGCGGCGGGCGCGGGCGAGGACCGCCTGGAGGCGCTGCGGCGCTACGGCTCGTCCGTCGGCCTCGCGTTCCAGATCGCCGACGACGTCCTCGACGTCACGGCGACGACCGACCAGCTCGGTAAGACCGCGGGGCGCGACCTGGCGCTGCAGAAGAGCACCTATCCGGCGCTCCTGGGCGTCGACGGCGCGATGCGCCGCGCCGAGGCGCTGATCGACGACGCCTGCGGGGCGCTCGCCGCCGTCGGGCTGCTGACGCCCGCGCTCGAGTACCTGGCCCGGTTCACGGTCGCCCGCCGGTCCTGA
- a CDS encoding cell division protein ZapA has protein sequence MSADEEGRTEERAEDHTAPRGGRSSVRVSILGDDYNIRTDAPAAHTRDVAAHVDRVIRQVMSSGTVVETHKAAILAALQITDELFRARAEARDLGTRTSELAAEVRRWLPPTKRGESQG, from the coding sequence GTGAGCGCTGACGAGGAAGGTCGCACGGAGGAGCGCGCGGAGGACCACACCGCGCCGCGCGGCGGGCGCAGCTCGGTCCGCGTCTCGATCCTGGGCGACGACTACAACATCCGCACGGACGCGCCGGCCGCGCACACGCGCGACGTCGCGGCGCACGTGGACCGCGTGATCCGGCAGGTGATGTCGAGCGGCACCGTCGTGGAGACGCACAAGGCGGCGATCCTGGCGGCGCTGCAGATCACGGACGAGCTGTTCCGCGCGCGCGCCGAGGCGCGCGACCTGGGCACGCGCACGAGCGAGCTGGCCGCCGAGGTGCGGCGCTGGCTCCCCCCGACCAAGCGCGGCGAGTCGCAGGGCTGA
- the folD gene encoding bifunctional methylenetetrahydrofolate dehydrogenase/methenyltetrahydrofolate cyclohydrolase FolD, with translation MQDEGSARLIDGAAVARGVRARVAEEVARLKAEHGLTPGLSVVLVGDDPASAVYVRNKEKQSVEAGMRGETIRMPATTTQEELLAVVDRLNADERVHGILVQMPLPKQIEPAAVIRGIRPDKDVDAFHPANVGKLLIGERDGFAPCTPAGVMVLLEEAGVPLKGAEVVVVGRSNIVGKPMAALLMQPGVDATVTVCHSRTRDLAAHTRRADVLIAAIGRGRFVTADMVKPGAVVIDVGMNRIDDPTTKTGTRLVGDVDFDAVRSVASAITPVPGGVGPMTIAMLLANTVRAARQLAGVADAGAR, from the coding sequence GTGCAGGACGAGGGGAGCGCGCGCCTCATCGACGGCGCGGCGGTCGCCCGGGGCGTCCGCGCGCGCGTGGCCGAGGAGGTCGCGCGGCTGAAGGCCGAGCACGGGCTCACGCCCGGGCTGTCCGTCGTGCTGGTGGGCGACGACCCCGCGAGCGCCGTCTACGTGCGCAACAAGGAGAAGCAGTCGGTCGAGGCGGGGATGCGCGGCGAGACGATCCGCATGCCCGCGACGACGACGCAGGAGGAGCTGCTCGCCGTCGTCGACCGGCTGAACGCCGACGAGCGCGTGCACGGCATCCTCGTGCAGATGCCGCTGCCGAAGCAGATTGAACCGGCGGCGGTGATCCGCGGCATCCGCCCGGACAAGGACGTCGACGCGTTCCATCCGGCGAACGTCGGCAAGCTGCTGATCGGCGAACGGGACGGCTTCGCGCCCTGCACGCCCGCGGGCGTGATGGTGCTGCTGGAAGAGGCGGGCGTGCCGCTCAAGGGCGCCGAGGTGGTCGTCGTCGGCCGCAGCAACATCGTCGGCAAGCCGATGGCGGCGCTGCTGATGCAGCCGGGCGTCGACGCGACCGTGACGGTCTGCCACAGCCGCACGCGCGACCTCGCGGCGCACACGCGTCGCGCGGACGTGCTCATCGCCGCGATCGGGCGCGGGCGCTTCGTCACCGCCGACATGGTGAAGCCGGGCGCGGTCGTCATCGACGTCGGGATGAACCGCATCGACGACCCGACGACCAAGACGGGGACGCGGCTGGTGGGCGACGTCGACTTCGACGCCGTGCGGTCGGTGGCGTCGGCGATCACGCCGGTGCCCGGCGGCGTCGGCCCGATGACGATCGCGATGCTCCTCGCCAACACCGTCCGCGCGGCGCGACAGCTCGCGGGCGTCGCGGACGCGGGCGCCCGGTGA
- the rny gene encoding ribonuclease Y, giving the protein MGEQAILALLGVLVALGAAVGAFVYGKGAGRAVGRAEEVERQRAAKATAEESAQRILADAEREAEAARKSAVVSGKEELLKLREAQDGEVRGRREEVEREERRLQEREAQLDRKSETIDQRDRELARRASELGRREKVVADQQGEIDALKADATRRLEELAGLSAEDAKAELMRRMEEQAQADAANRIREIRETARRNAEREAKKIVALAVQRIAAEHTAETTVSSVALPNDEMKGRIIGREGRNIRAFELATGVDVIIDDTPDTVVVSCFDPVRREVARQALEKLVSDGRIHPGRIEEVVNKARQEVEKQILETGEQAAYEVGVAGLHPEIIKLVGRMRWRTSYGQNILQHSKEVAWLAGIMAAELGLDVAMAKRGALLHDMGKVLTHEHEGTHVQLGVEMATRYGEHPLVVNAIAAHHDDVPHESEVSVLVQAADAISGSRPGARREAFETYVKRLEGLEKIASSYRGVEKVFAIQAGREVRIVVTPEDVDDVRMTALSEEIARRIEAELQYPGQIKVVVIRETRAVDFAR; this is encoded by the coding sequence ATGGGAGAGCAAGCGATCCTCGCCCTGCTGGGCGTGCTCGTCGCGTTGGGCGCCGCCGTCGGGGCGTTCGTGTACGGCAAGGGCGCCGGCCGGGCCGTCGGCCGCGCCGAGGAGGTCGAGCGGCAGCGCGCGGCCAAGGCGACGGCCGAGGAGAGCGCGCAGCGCATCCTCGCCGACGCCGAGCGCGAGGCCGAGGCGGCGCGCAAGAGCGCGGTCGTCAGCGGAAAGGAGGAGCTGCTCAAGCTCCGCGAGGCGCAGGACGGCGAGGTGCGCGGCCGGCGCGAGGAGGTCGAGCGCGAGGAGCGCCGCCTGCAGGAGCGCGAGGCGCAGCTCGACCGGAAGAGCGAGACCATCGACCAGCGGGACCGCGAGCTGGCGCGCCGCGCCAGCGAGCTGGGGCGCCGCGAGAAGGTCGTGGCGGACCAGCAGGGCGAGATCGACGCGCTGAAGGCCGACGCGACGCGCCGGCTCGAGGAGCTGGCCGGCCTCTCCGCCGAGGACGCGAAGGCGGAGCTGATGCGCCGCATGGAGGAGCAGGCGCAGGCCGACGCCGCCAACCGCATCCGCGAGATCCGCGAGACCGCGCGCCGGAACGCCGAGCGCGAGGCGAAGAAGATCGTCGCGCTGGCGGTGCAGCGGATCGCCGCCGAGCACACGGCGGAGACGACCGTGTCGTCGGTGGCGCTGCCGAACGACGAGATGAAGGGGCGCATCATCGGCCGCGAGGGGCGGAACATCCGCGCCTTCGAGCTGGCGACGGGCGTCGACGTCATCATCGACGACACGCCGGACACGGTGGTCGTCTCGTGCTTCGACCCGGTGCGGCGCGAGGTCGCGCGGCAGGCGCTGGAGAAGCTGGTCTCCGACGGGCGCATCCACCCGGGGCGCATCGAGGAGGTCGTCAACAAGGCGCGCCAGGAGGTCGAGAAGCAGATCCTCGAGACCGGCGAGCAGGCGGCCTACGAGGTCGGCGTCGCCGGGCTGCACCCCGAGATCATCAAGCTCGTGGGGCGCATGCGGTGGCGGACCAGCTACGGGCAGAACATCCTCCAGCATTCCAAGGAGGTCGCCTGGCTGGCCGGGATCATGGCGGCCGAGCTGGGGTTGGACGTGGCGATGGCGAAGCGCGGCGCGCTGCTGCACGACATGGGCAAGGTGCTCACGCACGAGCACGAGGGCACGCACGTCCAGCTCGGCGTCGAGATGGCCACGCGCTACGGCGAGCATCCGCTGGTGGTGAACGCGATCGCCGCGCACCACGACGACGTGCCGCACGAGAGCGAGGTCTCGGTGCTCGTGCAGGCCGCCGACGCGATCAGCGGGTCGCGCCCGGGCGCGCGCCGCGAGGCCTTCGAGACGTACGTGAAGCGGCTGGAGGGGCTCGAGAAGATCGCGTCCAGCTACCGCGGCGTGGAGAAGGTGTTCGCGATCCAGGCGGGCCGCGAGGTGCGCATCGTGGTGACGCCCGAGGACGTGGACGACGTGCGCATGACGGCGCTCTCCGAGGAGATCGCGCGGCGCATCGAGGCGGAGCTGCAGTATCCGGGGCAGATCAAGGTGGTCGTGATTCGCGAGACGCGGGCGGTGGACTTTGCGCGCTGA
- the xseA gene encoding exodeoxyribonuclease VII large subunit, which produces MTRRRRAGAPDGDALDLFPPEPPAPRRDVGEALFGPPRATPKAAPRPTAARATPAPAVDPYARPTPEMEAFAALAAAAGLDAASSEAELQAALDAMLQEEERAPAAHAGIPGATPNAAITVSTLTQTLKEVVEGAFVPLWVRGEISDFKAHRNGHYYFCLRDQVAQVKCVMWSRDARRLPAMPDDGMQVVALGQVSVYAARGDLQLSVKAIEAQGDGLWRKALEQTRAKLMADGLLDPARRRALPRYPRRVAVITSPDGAALHDIVAVARRRSALVEIVVVPAKVQGDGAAEELRAAVERVGRWRDVDVVIIGRGGGAREDLWAFNDEQLARAVAACPVPIVSAVGHEVDITLCDLVADLRAPTPSAAAEACVPVLAEVRAEVRALADALRDLGAWHVRRAGERLVATREDLVLGATRVTERRRAAVETLAGRLHALSPLATLARGYAVARSADGRPLSRVADFAASMPFELQVRDGTVPATARPRDDA; this is translated from the coding sequence GTGACGCGCCGCCGGCGCGCGGGCGCGCCGGACGGCGACGCGCTGGACCTGTTCCCGCCGGAGCCGCCCGCGCCGCGTCGCGACGTGGGTGAGGCGCTCTTCGGCCCGCCGCGTGCGACCCCGAAGGCGGCGCCGCGTCCGACCGCCGCGCGTGCGACGCCCGCGCCCGCGGTCGATCCGTACGCGCGCCCGACGCCCGAGATGGAGGCGTTCGCCGCGCTCGCCGCGGCCGCGGGGCTCGACGCCGCGAGCAGCGAGGCGGAGCTGCAGGCCGCGCTCGACGCGATGCTGCAGGAGGAGGAGCGCGCGCCCGCGGCCCACGCCGGCATCCCAGGCGCGACGCCCAACGCGGCGATCACGGTCTCGACGCTCACGCAGACGCTGAAGGAAGTCGTCGAGGGCGCGTTCGTGCCGCTCTGGGTGCGCGGCGAGATCAGCGACTTCAAGGCACACCGCAACGGCCACTACTACTTCTGTCTGCGCGACCAGGTGGCGCAGGTGAAGTGCGTCATGTGGTCGCGCGACGCGCGGCGCCTCCCCGCGATGCCCGACGACGGCATGCAGGTGGTCGCGCTCGGTCAGGTATCGGTCTATGCCGCGCGCGGCGACCTGCAGCTGAGCGTGAAGGCGATCGAGGCGCAGGGCGACGGGCTGTGGCGGAAGGCGCTGGAGCAGACGCGCGCCAAGCTGATGGCCGACGGGCTGCTCGATCCCGCGCGCCGGCGCGCGCTGCCGCGCTACCCGCGTCGCGTCGCGGTCATCACGAGCCCGGACGGCGCCGCGCTCCACGACATCGTCGCCGTCGCGCGGCGTCGCTCGGCGCTCGTCGAGATCGTCGTCGTGCCGGCGAAGGTGCAGGGCGACGGCGCGGCCGAGGAGCTGCGCGCGGCCGTCGAGCGCGTGGGGCGGTGGCGCGACGTCGACGTCGTGATCATCGGGCGCGGCGGCGGCGCGCGCGAGGACCTGTGGGCGTTCAACGACGAGCAGCTCGCGCGCGCGGTGGCCGCGTGCCCGGTGCCGATCGTGTCGGCGGTCGGGCACGAGGTCGACATCACGCTCTGCGACCTGGTCGCCGACCTGCGTGCGCCGACGCCCTCTGCCGCGGCCGAGGCGTGCGTGCCGGTGCTGGCCGAGGTGCGCGCGGAGGTGCGCGCACTGGCCGACGCGCTGCGCGACCTGGGCGCGTGGCACGTGCGCCGCGCCGGCGAGCGGCTGGTCGCCACGCGCGAGGATCTCGTGCTGGGCGCGACGCGCGTCACCGAGCGACGGCGCGCGGCGGTCGAGACGCTCGCCGGCCGGTTGCACGCGCTCAGCCCCCTCGCCACGTTGGCACGCGGCTACGCCGTCGCGCGTTCGGCGGACGGCCGACCGCTGTCCCGCGTCGCCGACTTCGCCGCGAGCATGCCCTTCGAGCTGCAGGTGCGCGACGGCACCGTGCCCGCCACCGCGCGCCCGCGCGACGACGCCTGA